One Calditrichota bacterium genomic window, TCGTGCGCCGCAACTCCCAGCGATGCCACAGATGTGGAATGAAAATTTTCGCTGGAAAGTCTCAATTTTCTCTTTATCGGATCGTAGTGGTCGGACAAAAGTCCGTTCGTTTCTTCGATGGTTACGTCGTGGATATTATTCGCCAGCAAAATCCGCTGCGCCACTTCCGCACCCGTGATGCCGCGCCGAGAGCGCACTTTGTTGTACTTGGCAAATGTACTTTTCACTTTCATCTGCGCGTACATGGAAATGATAAACGCAATTACCAATAAACCAATATCAATAGGCGACAAAAAATACATACTCATCACCTCCGTTTATGATTTTCATATTTTTCTTTTAAAAAAAGTCCTGAACCAATCTTTGATTTTTTTTATCAGCTCTTCGCCGCGTTTTTGATCCAGCAATGCCACGCCCATGCCGAGCAATAATATTCCCGGAATCACAGGCAAAATCAGTCCCAAAATTCCAAAAAAGAACAAAGCAATGACATATTTTTTCTTTTCCTTGTGGAATTCTTTGATTTCATCGTAAAGAGAACGCTGCTTTTTGGTCGCCATAGATTTCCTTATTCAGGTAAATTTTTAATCAGAATCAGCCGATTACCGACATTCTGATCTTTCAAATAACAAATTTCGTCCACCGAACGACGAATGATGTGCAAGCCGAACCCGCCGGTTTTTCTTTGCTTTACTGCCATTTCCACATCATAATCCCGATCAGGATTGAACTCAAAACTCGCGCCCCAATCGTGAATCACAATATAAAATTTCCCATTGCGACGAACGGCGTACACATCGATCCAGTAATCCGGATTCGAAAAATAGGCATGTTCGACAACGTTTAAACTGGCTTCGTACGCTGTCACTTTCAATTTTGCCAGTTCGTGCTGATCAAAGCCAGCGTCTTTAGCTCGCTGCACCACAAAATCGCACACTTTGTACAGATTATCGGCAGAGCTGTTGATGCGCACTTTATCCGCTTCGCGCAAATCCAGCGATTGCAAAATCTCCAGCGCAATTTCTTCATTTCGATTATTTTCTACGTCAGCAGTTCCCTTTGGTTCCTCTGGAATTTCTTCGGCTGGCGGTTCCGTCCCCTTCTCTGTCTCCTGCAGCGACGCTGGTTCAATATCCTCGCCAAAATCAAAGAGAGCAAAATCCTCCGAAGGCTCAATGGACAAAAAAGTTCTCGGAGAAAAAGTCACCAAATTATTTCGCACGAAAGTGTGCAAATTTGTCAATTCAACATCTCCGCCCAGCCGCCGCGCTTGACTGCTGATGCGGATGAAAAAGACGATCATTCTCGCCGGAGCAATTTTCACGTGACGCAAGTCGATTTTCAAATGAAAATGTCCCTGACGAAAATGGTCAAACACCTGCTTTTCCAGCGAGGAAATTTGCGCGTTAATGTCGCCCGACTCATCCGCGACAATGGTAAAAATCTCCGGCGATGGCTGCTTGTTTGAAGCTGTCGAATCCAGTTTTTCCAAATGTTGCACTCTTATTTTTCTAGTTAAAAATTCTCGGGATAAATTCCGTCAGACTCATCCATCTCGCCCCAGCGTTGTTCCTGCGCATTCGTGAGGAAAATTCCTGCCGGGCCTGTCACCGGGCACTTTGTCACACAAATACCACAGCCGATACAGAGCGACTCATCGACGTAAGGAAATTTCACCACGCGCGTGGAGCCGTCCTGCGCCCGTACCTCGCGCACGTCAAATTTGATCGCCTTGTCCGGCAGCGGACAATGTTCCTCGCAGACGAGACAATCTTCGTTCCTGTACCACGGAATACAACGGTTGCGATCGAAGTACGCCAGCCCCATTTTCAGTTTTTTCTTTATCTCTAATTCAAGGGGATGAATGGCGCCGGACGGACACACCTGTCCGCACAAAATACAATTATATTCGCAATAACCGTGCCGCGCGTTCACCATCGGCGTCCAGATTCCTTCCCAGCCGCTCTCCAGAAACGCCGGCTGTAACGCCTTGCCCGTCGTGGAACAAATCTTTACGCACTCCTGACAACGCACGCAACGATC contains:
- a CDS encoding ATP-binding protein, with protein sequence MQHLEKLDSTASNKQPSPEIFTIVADESGDINAQISSLEKQVFDHFRQGHFHLKIDLRHVKIAPARMIVFFIRISSQARRLGGDVELTNLHTFVRNNLVTFSPRTFLSIEPSEDFALFDFGEDIEPASLQETEKGTEPPAEEIPEEPKGTADVENNRNEEIALEILQSLDLREADKVRINSSADNLYKVCDFVVQRAKDAGFDQHELAKLKVTAYEASLNVVEHAYFSNPDYWIDVYAVRRNGKFYIVIHDWGASFEFNPDRDYDVEMAVKQRKTGGFGLHIIRRSVDEICYLKDQNVGNRLILIKNLPE